In the genome of Candidatus Pristimantibacillus lignocellulolyticus, the window TTTCCGTATGTATCATTTATGAAAATCATTCCACTTAATTATAGCTAATTTTTGCGGAATCTGCGAATGTAGAAAATAATAAATGCAATACCACATAATGCAATTAATCCGTAAGCAATGTTGGAGTACACATCCATAAATGCAACGATATCTTCCCAACGATCACCAAGCATCGCTCCAAGTGTGACTAGAATTGTATTCCATATTAATGTCCCTAGTGTCGTAAATAGTAGAAACGGTACCAGCTTCATACCCGACATACCAGCGGGAATAGAAATCAAGCTGCGAATTAGTGGAACCATACGGCATAAGAATACAGCCCAATTACCATGTTTATCAAACCACGCATCTGCACGCCTGATATCTTCCTTCTTTACTCGTAAATATTTTCCCCATCGATCAATTATTTTTTCTAATCTCTCAACATCAAGTATTCGACCGATATAATATAAAATAATTGCACCAATAAGTGAACCAAGTGTTGCGATCACGATTACACCAACTGGCGTCATCTCTGTTTTCGTTGTCATAAATCCACCAAAAGTCAATATTAATTCAGAAGGTATCGGTGGAAAAATATTTTCAAGTGCGATCAAAAACAAAATACCTAAGTAACCAAATTGCTCCATAAACTCCGTTATCCAATGTTCCATTTTCATCCCCCATCAGTTTTATTACTAAACGATATTCTAACACAATTGCGGACATGCATCCAATTTCATTGTGTGACCAGCCTAAATACATTTGCATATTATGAGTTATGTATTATAGAAGGAGCTGAACTCATAATGAAACACCAAGTTACTAATCACAGCCCTCAATTACCTACTGCTAGGAAAATACGTAGATCATGCCAAGCAGAGTTATATCGAGCGATTAAACGACTTAAAGTATACATTTCTCCAGAAAAAGTGGAGCAAGCAGAAACAATCTATTTCAAAAAAGTTGCAAGCAATGCGGTTTGGCTTCATGAACATCGTAGCAATCGAAAGAAACAAATGGAGTGGTGGGAAGAGAACGTATGTGACGAACTAGTTGCAGTATTAGAAGTAGATCGTACAGCGTTCGCAAATGCATTTCGTGAAGCTTATGGTAGCTAATCCAAAGAAATATTTGTCTGTGAACACTTCTTACTTAAAATGAGTAAGTAATATTTCATTCTGTATGACTAGTCAAATCACTGTATATCTCTAGGTAATTTGTTAGAAATAAAAATGAGCGCAGCAACCATAAGGTACTGGGCTCATTTTTTATTACCTGCATCGCTGAAATTAAGTAAGTCTTATCTCTGTTTCATTGCTATATGCTACGCTAGAAATTCCCCGATTAAAGATAATGATTTTCTTTTCCCACCCTCCCCACTTATCAAAGCGGAAAGAAATAATCTCTAGTGGAAAAGCGATAGCGGTCGTTTTTGTCCTCGGATTTATACCGCTAAACAATTACAATAAATCCGAGGCCAACGGCGATTGGAACAGAGATTGGTTCTTGAAGCGGACTCCGATTGGAACAGAGATTGGTTCTTGGAGCGGTCTCTGATTGGTACAGAGATTGGTTCTTGGAGCGGACAATAAGTGCTTCACTCCAGATCCTGCTCCACAATAATCCCCATCGAATCGGTAGTCGTCTCATCCACTAGACCATTATGCTCGGTAACATACCCTCCACCAAGTCCTTCGTTGACCATCCTGTCAACATCCATATCATAACTTTCTCGTCCTTCGTGCTCACCTGTAATTAGATCCACTTCTTGTTTCCTACGTTCTCCATCGTTTGAATAGTTGTCATTCATGCATACATCCTCCTCTAAATTCTTCCAATTTAATTTGAAATCAAAGTGAATTTCTATCGCTAATTTCTCCAAATTCTAGCTACTTCATGCAGCTGATAAATAGAATCTTTCAAACAACTTTGTAGCTTAATGGCATGTTTTATAGTTTCTCAGAATAAATAGTGATAGAACGTTCTAATTTTTAAGTAAGTTTGAAGACGGAAGGAGTATTTGTGTGAGGCATAAGCAGAACTCAAATTGGTCGTTTCTATTGATGCGCGGACCTGATCAGTCTGTGAAACAATTTAACGTGACAAAGCGATCTCTTATTGCTACACCAGTCGCTCTCATAGCTGTAGTGACCAGTTGTGTAGTCGGTCTACAACTGCAAGCCGCTTCCGAACTAAAAAGGATCGAGCAACAGCAATCTTTACTGCAGCAGCGATACGATACTATGCTTTCCGAGCATAGCTCGGATATAAATAATAAGGACAGCTATATCAACACATTGCAAACCGAACTTGTTAGCCTTCAACAGAATCAAGCAAAAATTGATGCAAAACTTATTGAATTGCAAGAGCTTGAAGATCAGCTCCAACAATTTATCCAAACCTATGGGGAAGAAGTTCCTATAAGTTTAGATAGAAGTATTACCGAAGACGAAGATAACTTACAAGGGCAACAGCAATCTTCCTATCAGATAGCTACGATGGCATATCAAGCCAATGCTCCACTACAAGAAATGAGTGACTATATCGAGGCGATGGGTATCTCTATGCAACAAACACTACGTCAAGCGAGCAAGGTTCGCGAAGAGGTTGATGCATATCCTAATCTTTGGCCAACTTCAGCTACGCAAATCACTTCAGGTTTTGGTTATCGAAGTGACCCATTTTCAGGTCAATCACGTTTTCATGCAGGTATTGATATTGCAGGTAAGAAAGGCGATACCATTTTTAGCGCTGCAGATGGTGAGGTCATTGAGACGGGATACGACAATCAATATGGCCGCTATATTATCATTTCACACTTACATGATCTGCAAACGATATATATGCATCTAGAAACAATCATAGCAAGCGAAGGTGATACCGTCGTTAGGGGTGAAAAAATTGGCTTAATGGGAAATACAGGAAAAAGTACAGGTACGCATTTACACTTTCAAATTGTTCAAAAGAATGTACCAGTCTCACCCCTACCCTTTCTCAACAATCAAAAGCATATTAAGGAGGAAAGCAATGTTTAAAGAAACTAAGCGTCTAACGGCAACCGATACTTTAATCGGGCAAGGAACGATCTTTGAAGGAAGTATTCAGACAGAGGCTAATCTTCGGATTGAAGGTGAATTTCACGGGGATATTACGTCGCAAAGTGAAATCATTATTGGAGAATACGGAGTAGCTAAGGCGGAAATTAAATGCTTGAATCTAACGATTGCAGGTCAATTACAAGGAGATGTAACGGTTACTGGCAGACTCATTATTACACCATCTGGCCAGCTAGTCGGCAATGCGATCGTGCAATCTATTATCGTACAAGAAGGTGCTAACTTTAACGGAGAATGTAAGATGATTGGCGCTACAAACAAAGTTAGTACTGCAGATGTGGAATCAATTAATAAAAATCTTGACAACAAAGCCGAAAATCGTAAAGCGAAGCAAGCAGGTTAATTCCATCAATGACACCATGATGTCTACATACATCGTCAACAATAAACAAGGTATTGAGAGCTATTAGATTGGCTCCCAATACCTTGTTTTGATTTGGTACGATTATATTATTAATCGATTTATTCCACACACATGATCCTGCAAGCGTAAGGATTTAGGGATTCCCATTATAATTATAAAAAAATAAGCTGTAGTCAAACTAATTTTACTAGTTTGGCTACAGCTCCGAAATTACCACGATATTACTGAGATGATTTATCCCTTAAGCATCGCAATTCCACAGTTAGCAATTTTACTTCACAGCTAGTAGTAATTCTTTTTTACTTGATTCAAAAGCAACTAGCAATGCATCCTCACCAGCATGACCCTCTTGCTGTGCAGATTTAATATGTTGTAGCATTTTTTTGTAATCTTTCGGAATGACTTTAACAAAGTTTTTCAACTCTGCATTAAGATCACCTAGAATACGAGAAGCTACTTCACTTTCCGTGTAGATGACATGCTTCTGTAACATTGAACGAAGTTCTTCAACATCTTCATGCTCTTCGATATGCTCAAGAAGAATCATTTCTAGATTGCTGCGACCCAGTAATAGTCGGTCTGGATCGTATACGTAAGCTACGCCACCAGACATACCAGCACCAAAGTTACGTCCTGTTTCACCGAGAACAACTACACGTCCACCAGTCATATACTCACAACCATGGTCACCCACGCCTTCAACGACAACATTAGCGCCTGAGTTTCTAACTGCGAATCGTTCGCCAGCTATACCGCGAATATATGCTTCTCCACCAGTTGCACCGTATAACACAGTATTACCAGTAATAACATTTTCTTCAGCAACAAATGTAGAACGTTTTGATGGAGATACGATAATTTTACCACCTGATAGTCCTTTACCGAAGTAATCATTCGTATCACCC includes:
- a CDS encoding dehydrogenase, yielding MKHQVTNHSPQLPTARKIRRSCQAELYRAIKRLKVYISPEKVEQAETIYFKKVASNAVWLHEHRSNRKKQMEWWEENVCDELVAVLEVDRTAFANAFREAYGS
- a CDS encoding DedA family protein gives rise to the protein MEHWITEFMEQFGYLGILFLIALENIFPPIPSELILTFGGFMTTKTEMTPVGVIVIATLGSLIGAIILYYIGRILDVERLEKIIDRWGKYLRVKKEDIRRADAWFDKHGNWAVFLCRMVPLIRSLISIPAGMSGMKLVPFLLFTTLGTLIWNTILVTLGAMLGDRWEDIVAFMDVYSNIAYGLIALCGIAFIIFYIRRFRKN
- a CDS encoding polymer-forming cytoskeletal protein; protein product: MFKETKRLTATDTLIGQGTIFEGSIQTEANLRIEGEFHGDITSQSEIIIGEYGVAKAEIKCLNLTIAGQLQGDVTVTGRLIITPSGQLVGNAIVQSIIVQEGANFNGECKMIGATNKVSTADVESINKNLDNKAENRKAKQAG
- a CDS encoding peptidoglycan DD-metalloendopeptidase family protein: MRHKQNSNWSFLLMRGPDQSVKQFNVTKRSLIATPVALIAVVTSCVVGLQLQAASELKRIEQQQSLLQQRYDTMLSEHSSDINNKDSYINTLQTELVSLQQNQAKIDAKLIELQELEDQLQQFIQTYGEEVPISLDRSITEDEDNLQGQQQSSYQIATMAYQANAPLQEMSDYIEAMGISMQQTLRQASKVREEVDAYPNLWPTSATQITSGFGYRSDPFSGQSRFHAGIDIAGKKGDTIFSAADGEVIETGYDNQYGRYIIISHLHDLQTIYMHLETIIASEGDTVVRGEKIGLMGNTGKSTGTHLHFQIVQKNVPVSPLPFLNNQKHIKEESNV